A genomic region of Phenylobacterium parvum contains the following coding sequences:
- a CDS encoding glycosyltransferase family 4 protein, protein MTGPMNFAVHYVGDGYSTDAKLMGRQAVGKSLFQALSRRWAEGEAFGFGRGAARAMMDHLSREDFRGRLIWREQGSTVPPPGYPGVVYHPGPIPTAMAHDRNREGPGAYSLFGVTHTLSSLGAMDSIGDLAGAPFQPWDALVCTSSAAAVLVRGLMAERRAWLAEHYGAHRFNEIELPVIPLGVDVAAQARPPAEIAAARTALGLDPGEVAFLFAGRLSFHAKANPAPVYMALERAAAGRRLVCIEAGQFHNEAIAASYQDAQRILAPSVRFLHAEGGDAAAYRQAWCAADVFVSISDNIQETFGITPVEAMASGLPVLVSDWNGYRDTVRDGVDGFRVPVTAPPDGGAIDLALRHALNLDTYDRYIGQFSMATAADLGVLASRMAELADSADLRARMGASGRARALAEYDWPVILDRYQALAGELDRLRAGADSRRIDWPLRPDPARLFGHFPTRRLAPDWTVSAPPGREQALEDLLQLRMTAYVLDPVRLPPEMIRELHRLALAGPRTLADLMAAAGGGGRPRLRAVLWLAKLGLVELTPPA, encoded by the coding sequence ATGACCGGACCCATGAACTTCGCCGTCCACTATGTGGGGGACGGATATTCCACGGACGCCAAGCTGATGGGCCGGCAGGCCGTCGGCAAATCCCTGTTCCAGGCCCTATCCCGGCGCTGGGCGGAGGGCGAGGCCTTCGGGTTCGGCCGGGGCGCCGCCCGGGCCATGATGGACCACCTGTCCCGCGAGGACTTCCGCGGCCGCCTGATCTGGCGCGAGCAGGGATCCACCGTCCCGCCGCCTGGGTATCCCGGGGTGGTCTACCATCCGGGCCCCATTCCCACCGCCATGGCCCACGACCGGAACCGCGAAGGCCCCGGCGCCTACAGCCTGTTCGGCGTCACCCACACCCTGTCCTCCCTGGGGGCCATGGACAGCATCGGGGACCTGGCCGGCGCCCCCTTCCAGCCCTGGGACGCCCTAGTCTGCACCTCCAGCGCCGCCGCCGTGCTGGTGCGGGGCCTTATGGCCGAGCGCCGGGCCTGGCTGGCCGAGCACTACGGCGCCCACCGGTTCAACGAGATCGAGCTCCCGGTCATCCCCCTGGGCGTCGACGTCGCCGCCCAGGCCCGACCACCCGCCGAGATCGCCGCGGCCCGCACGGCCCTGGGGCTGGACCCCGGCGAGGTCGCCTTCCTTTTCGCCGGCCGCCTGTCCTTTCACGCCAAGGCCAACCCTGCGCCCGTCTACATGGCGCTTGAGCGGGCCGCCGCCGGTCGCCGGCTCGTCTGCATCGAGGCGGGGCAGTTCCACAACGAGGCCATCGCCGCCTCCTACCAGGACGCCCAGAGGATCCTGGCCCCCTCCGTGCGCTTCCTCCATGCCGAGGGTGGCGATGCGGCGGCCTACCGCCAGGCCTGGTGCGCCGCCGACGTCTTCGTCTCCATCTCCGACAACATCCAGGAGACCTTCGGGATCACCCCGGTGGAGGCCATGGCCTCAGGCCTGCCGGTCCTGGTCTCCGACTGGAACGGCTACCGCGACACGGTGCGGGACGGCGTGGACGGCTTCCGGGTCCCGGTCACCGCCCCGCCGGACGGGGGCGCCATTGATCTCGCCCTGCGCCATGCCCTGAACCTGGACACCTACGACCGCTACATCGGACAGTTCAGCATGGCGACGGCGGCCGACCTCGGGGTCCTGGCCAGCCGAATGGCGGAGCTGGCCGACAGCGCCGACCTGCGCGCCCGCATGGGCGCCTCGGGGCGGGCCAGGGCCCTTGCCGAGTACGACTGGCCGGTCATCCTGGATCGTTACCAGGCCCTGGCGGGAGAGCTCGACCGCCTCCGCGCCGGCGCCGATAGTCGCCGGATTGACTGGCCCCTGCGGCCCGATCCGGCGCGGCTGTTCGGTCACTTCCCTACCCGCCGGCTGGCACCCGACTGGACGGTCAGCGCCCCGCCCGGCCGGGAGCAGGCCCTGGAGGACCTGTTGCAGCTGCGCATGACCGCCTACGTCCTCGATCCGGTCCGCCTGCCCCCGGAGATGATCCGCGAACTCCATCGCCTGGCCCTGGCCGGTCCCCGGACCCTGGCCGACCTCATGGCGGCGGCCGGCGGCGGCGGGCGTCCGCGGCTGAGGGCTGTGCTCTGGCTGGCCAAGCTGGGCCTCGTGGAGCTGACGCCCCCGGCCTGA
- a CDS encoding TIGR02300 family protein → MALPELGAKQICPSCQAKFYDLNRRPAHCPKCSHDFDPDEAVRTRRVRARAAPAGRDIEDEAEDQVLETGAEAEEEEEDEAVTPELDAAVDDPVLVVDDEDGEVIAPPEDDLAAFQEEDDLDDEDSDVPFLEDEEDDFDDTDLDGLPGEGNPDD, encoded by the coding sequence TTGGCCCTTCCTGAACTCGGCGCGAAGCAGATTTGCCCCAGCTGCCAGGCGAAGTTCTACGACCTGAACCGCCGGCCGGCGCACTGCCCCAAGTGCAGCCACGACTTTGACCCGGACGAGGCTGTCCGCACCCGGCGCGTCCGTGCGCGTGCGGCGCCTGCCGGGAGGGACATCGAGGACGAGGCCGAGGACCAGGTCCTGGAGACCGGCGCCGAGGCCGAAGAGGAGGAGGAGGACGAAGCCGTCACCCCCGAGCTCGACGCGGCGGTGGATGATCCGGTCCTGGTGGTCGATGACGAGGACGGCGAAGTCATCGCCCCTCCCGAGGACGACCTGGCCGCCTTCCAGGAGGAAGACGACCTGGACGACGAGGACAGCGACGTGCCCTTCCTGGAGGACGAGGAGGACGACTTCGACGACACCGACCTCGACGGCCTGCCCGGCGAGGGCAATCCGGACGACTGA
- the aroA gene encoding 3-phosphoshikimate 1-carboxyvinyltransferase: MSSTGQTAALSARRSGPLRGRVRAPGDKSVSHRALIFGALAQGVTEVEGLLEGEDVLRSAAAMRAFGAGVEALGGGRWRVTGRGGFVEPEDVIDCGNAGTGVRLILGAAAGFDLAATFTGDASLRGRPMNRVMKPLAGMGASFLHRSGGRLPLTLRGGSLQGIVYRLPEPSAQVKSAVLLAGLNARGDTVVIEPEPTRDHTERMLRGFGARVEVEDLPEGRRIILAGGQALSGTRIRVPGDPSSAAFPLVAALVTPGSEVTVEGVLLNPLRTGLLTTLQEMGADLTLSGVRDEGGEPVGDVTARFSALRGVDVPPERAPSMIDEYPVLAVAAAFAEGVTRMRGIGEMRVKESDRIALMAAGLAACGLAVEEEPEGLIVNGAGGNRPPVGGAAVITRGDHRIAMSHLVLGLAADVEVRVDEPGMIATSFPGFVDMMRGLGADIGPA; encoded by the coding sequence ATGTCCTCCACAGGCCAGACGGCCGCCCTGAGCGCCCGGCGGAGCGGACCCCTGCGCGGGCGCGTCCGCGCCCCCGGCGACAAGTCGGTCTCCCACCGCGCCCTGATCTTCGGCGCCCTCGCCCAGGGCGTCACCGAAGTCGAGGGCCTGCTGGAGGGCGAGGACGTCCTGCGTTCGGCGGCGGCCATGCGCGCCTTTGGCGCGGGGGTGGAGGCGCTGGGCGGCGGGCGCTGGCGGGTTACGGGCCGCGGCGGATTCGTCGAGCCGGAGGACGTCATCGACTGCGGGAACGCCGGGACCGGGGTCCGGCTCATCCTCGGCGCTGCCGCCGGGTTTGACCTCGCCGCCACTTTCACGGGCGACGCCTCCCTCCGTGGCCGTCCCATGAACCGGGTCATGAAGCCCCTCGCCGGGATGGGCGCCAGCTTCCTGCACCGCTCGGGCGGCCGCCTGCCCCTGACCCTGCGGGGAGGGAGCCTCCAGGGGATCGTCTATCGCCTGCCGGAACCCTCGGCCCAGGTGAAGTCTGCGGTCCTGCTGGCGGGGCTCAACGCCCGGGGCGACACGGTGGTGATCGAGCCCGAGCCGACCCGTGACCACACCGAGCGCATGCTGCGGGGTTTCGGCGCCCGGGTGGAGGTCGAGGACCTCCCCGAGGGGCGCAGGATCATCCTGGCCGGCGGCCAGGCGCTGTCGGGGACCCGGATCCGGGTGCCGGGGGATCCGTCCTCCGCCGCCTTCCCCCTGGTGGCCGCCCTGGTCACGCCGGGGTCAGAGGTGACGGTGGAGGGCGTCCTGCTCAACCCCCTGCGCACCGGCCTCCTGACCACCCTGCAGGAGATGGGTGCGGACCTCACCCTCTCCGGCGTCCGCGACGAGGGCGGCGAGCCGGTGGGCGACGTGACCGCGCGCTTCTCGGCCCTGCGGGGGGTCGACGTGCCGCCGGAACGCGCGCCTTCCATGATCGACGAGTATCCCGTCCTGGCGGTGGCCGCGGCCTTCGCCGAGGGCGTCACCCGCATGCGCGGCATCGGCGAGATGCGGGTCAAGGAAAGCGATCGGATCGCCCTGATGGCCGCGGGCCTCGCCGCCTGCGGCCTTGCCGTGGAGGAGGAGCCCGAGGGCCTTATCGTCAACGGCGCCGGCGGCAACCGGCCGCCGGTGGGCGGCGCGGCCGTCATCACACGCGGCGACCACCGGATCGCCATGTCGCACCTGGTCCTCGGCCTGGCGGCCGACGTCGAGGTCCGCGTCGACGAGCCCGGCATGATCGCCACCAGCTTCCCCGGCTTCGTCGACATGATGCGTGGCCTGGGCGCCGATATCGGCCCGGCATGA
- the cmk gene encoding (d)CMP kinase has product MTAGLVIAVDGPAASGKGSVAARLGAAYGLPVLDTGLLYRAVGVAAARAGADPDDAAAAAAVAGTLDLMALDDPALRTREAGELASRVAVHPGVRAALNAAQVDFARRPGGAVLDGRDIGTVIAPWAPAKLFVTARPEVRAERRWRQLTAQGEAVPLEDVLEDIRRRDARDGGRADAPLARAADAVLLDTSEMTIDLAADAARRIVEAARAGRT; this is encoded by the coding sequence ATGACCGCCGGCCTCGTGATCGCCGTCGACGGCCCCGCCGCCTCGGGCAAGGGATCCGTCGCCGCCCGCCTGGGCGCCGCCTACGGCCTGCCCGTCCTCGACACGGGCCTCCTCTACCGGGCGGTGGGCGTCGCCGCCGCGCGCGCCGGGGCCGATCCGGATGACGCCGCGGCCGCCGCCGCGGTCGCCGGGACGCTCGACCTGATGGCCCTGGACGACCCGGCCCTCCGCACCCGCGAGGCCGGTGAGCTGGCCAGCCGGGTGGCGGTGCATCCTGGGGTCCGGGCGGCCCTGAACGCCGCCCAGGTGGATTTCGCCCGCCGGCCCGGCGGGGCGGTCCTGGATGGCCGCGATATCGGCACGGTCATCGCTCCCTGGGCCCCGGCCAAGCTGTTCGTGACCGCCCGGCCCGAGGTGCGCGCCGAGCGCCGCTGGCGCCAGCTCACCGCCCAGGGCGAGGCTGTCCCGCTGGAGGACGTGCTGGAGGATATCCGCCGGCGGGATGCCCGGGACGGCGGCCGCGCCGACGCTCCCCTGGCCCGGGCGGCCGACGCGGTCTTGCTGGACACCTCCGAAATGACTATAGACCTCGCCGCCGATGCGGCCCGCCGCATTGTCGAGGCGGCGCGCGCCGGCCGGACCTGA
- the rpsA gene encoding 30S ribosomal protein S1, translated as MADDAGLNPSRDDFAALLTESLGGRDFMEGQVVKGKVVGLEKDFAIIDVGLKTEGRVSIKEFGAGEEGQAPLAVGDTVEVFLERVENALGEAVISREKARREEAWTRLEGVHARNEPVMGAIVGRVKGGFTVDLGGASAFLPGSQVDIRPVRDVGPLMGKEQPFAILKMDRPRGNIVVSRRAILEEARAEQRTELVGQLQEGEIREGVVKNITDYGAFVDLGGIDGLLHVTDMSWKRVNHPSQVLAVGDTVRVQIVKINPDTQRISLGMKQLQSDPWDGVEAKYPVGARFTGRITNITDYGAFVELEAGVEGLVHVSEMSWTKKNVHPGKIVSTSQEVDVVVLDVDPSKRRVSLGLKQAMDNPWEAFVAAHPIGSTVEGEVKNATEFGLFLGLDNDIDGMVHLSDLDWNVSGEEAITRYHKGEMVKARVLDVDVEKERISLGIKQLSGDPLSGDVFRKGQTVTVTVTEVTSGGIEVRFGEDEAPMSAFIRKSDLSRDRADQRPERFAVGDRVDAQITLVDKAARRVSLSIKALEMVEEKEAIEKFGSSDSGASLGDILGAALREKAQKE; from the coding sequence ATGGCTGATGATGCTGGCCTGAATCCTTCCCGCGACGACTTCGCGGCCCTCCTGACCGAGTCCCTGGGCGGACGCGACTTCATGGAAGGCCAGGTGGTCAAGGGGAAGGTCGTGGGCCTCGAGAAGGACTTCGCGATCATTGACGTGGGCCTCAAGACCGAGGGCCGCGTCTCCATCAAGGAATTCGGCGCCGGGGAAGAGGGCCAGGCCCCCCTGGCCGTCGGCGACACTGTCGAGGTCTTCCTCGAGCGCGTCGAGAACGCCCTCGGCGAGGCCGTGATCAGCCGCGAGAAGGCCCGCCGCGAAGAGGCCTGGACCCGCCTCGAGGGCGTCCACGCCCGCAACGAGCCCGTCATGGGCGCCATCGTCGGCCGGGTTAAGGGCGGCTTCACCGTCGACCTCGGCGGCGCCTCGGCCTTCCTGCCCGGTTCGCAGGTCGACATCCGCCCCGTGCGTGACGTCGGCCCGCTGATGGGCAAGGAACAGCCCTTCGCCATCCTCAAGATGGACCGCCCGCGCGGCAACATCGTCGTCTCCCGCCGCGCCATCCTCGAGGAAGCCCGCGCCGAGCAGCGCACCGAGCTCGTCGGCCAGCTGCAGGAAGGCGAGATCCGCGAAGGCGTGGTCAAGAACATCACCGACTACGGCGCCTTCGTGGACCTGGGCGGCATCGATGGCCTGCTGCATGTCACCGACATGAGCTGGAAGCGCGTCAACCACCCCAGCCAGGTGCTGGCCGTGGGCGACACGGTCCGGGTCCAGATCGTCAAGATCAACCCCGACACCCAGCGCATCTCCTTGGGCATGAAGCAGCTCCAGTCCGACCCCTGGGACGGCGTCGAGGCCAAGTACCCGGTGGGCGCCCGCTTCACCGGCCGGATCACCAACATCACCGACTACGGCGCCTTCGTGGAGCTGGAAGCCGGCGTCGAGGGCCTGGTCCACGTCTCGGAAATGTCCTGGACCAAGAAGAACGTCCATCCCGGCAAGATCGTCTCCACCTCCCAGGAGGTCGACGTGGTCGTGCTGGACGTCGATCCGTCCAAGCGCCGGGTGTCCCTGGGCCTCAAGCAGGCCATGGACAATCCGTGGGAGGCCTTCGTGGCGGCCCATCCGATCGGCTCCACCGTCGAGGGCGAAGTCAAGAACGCCACCGAGTTCGGCCTGTTCCTCGGCCTGGACAACGACATCGACGGCATGGTGCACCTGTCCGACCTCGACTGGAACGTCTCCGGCGAAGAGGCCATCACGCGCTACCACAAGGGCGAGATGGTCAAGGCGCGGGTCCTGGACGTCGACGTCGAGAAGGAGCGCATCTCCCTGGGCATCAAGCAGCTCTCGGGCGACCCGCTCTCGGGCGACGTCTTCCGCAAGGGCCAGACCGTGACCGTCACCGTCACCGAGGTCACCTCGGGCGGGATCGAGGTCCGCTTCGGCGAGGACGAGGCCCCCATGTCGGCCTTCATCCGCAAGTCCGACCTGTCCCGCGACCGCGCCGACCAGCGCCCCGAGCGCTTCGCCGTGGGTGACCGGGTCGACGCCCAGATCACCCTCGTGGACAAGGCGGCCCGCCGGGTCTCCCTGTCCATCAAGGCCCTGGAGATGGTCGAGGAGAAGGAAGCCATCGAGAAGTTCGGCTCGTCCGACTCCGGCGCCTCCCTGGGCGACATCCTGGGTGCGGCCCTCCGCGAGAAGGCCCAGAAGGAATAG
- a CDS encoding integration host factor subunit beta, which produces MIKSELIARLAEENPHLTQKDIERVVSVILDRMIQALEDGGRVELRGFGAFSVRSRGARSGRNPRTGESVSVRAKHVPFFKSGKELRVRLNADD; this is translated from the coding sequence ATGATCAAGTCCGAACTCATCGCCAGGCTGGCGGAAGAAAACCCGCACCTGACCCAGAAGGACATCGAGCGCGTCGTCTCGGTGATCCTCGACCGGATGATCCAGGCCCTCGAGGACGGCGGCCGGGTCGAGCTCCGCGGCTTCGGCGCCTTTTCCGTCCGCTCCCGGGGCGCCCGCTCCGGCCGCAATCCGAGGACCGGCGAGTCCGTTTCCGTCCGGGCCAAGCACGTGCCCTTCTTCAAGAGCGGCAAGGAGCTCCGGGTCCGGCTCAACGCCGACGACTGA
- the mscL gene encoding large-conductance mechanosensitive channel protein MscL, with amino-acid sequence MSILSEFREFIARGNVVDLAVGVIIGGAFGKIVTALVEDVIMPPIGLLTSGVDFSHMNLVLKADNPATKVDEMVAIQYGAFLNTVIQFMIVAWVVFLLVKGVNTLRRAQAAEAAESAPPPAPSAEETLLAEIRDLLKSGR; translated from the coding sequence ATGTCCATTCTCAGTGAGTTCCGCGAATTCATCGCCCGCGGCAACGTGGTCGATCTGGCGGTCGGCGTCATCATCGGCGGGGCCTTCGGCAAGATCGTCACCGCCCTGGTCGAGGACGTGATCATGCCGCCGATCGGCCTCCTGACCAGCGGGGTCGACTTCTCCCACATGAACCTGGTGCTCAAGGCCGACAATCCGGCCACCAAGGTCGATGAGATGGTCGCCATCCAATACGGCGCCTTCCTGAACACCGTCATCCAGTTCATGATCGTCGCCTGGGTGGTCTTCCTGCTGGTCAAGGGCGTGAACACCCTGCGCCGCGCCCAGGCCGCCGAGGCCGCCGAGTCGGCCCCGCCGCCGGCGCCTTCGGCCGAGGAAACCCTCCTTGCCGAGATCCGCGACCTCCTGAAGTCCGGTCGCTGA
- a CDS encoding phosphoribosylanthranilate isomerase gives MRLPAKICGLSTPEAVEAAVRGGAGFLGFNFFPPSPRCVTPEAAARLAVPARAAGVRICAITVDAGDELVDRIAAILDPDFIQLHGAEPPARGAEVAARTGAGLIRALPVGGPEDLAAAAPWTELADHLLLDARPPRGAALTGGLGVAFDWTLTQGFRPPRPWFLAGGLDPWNIAEALEVSGAPMADVSSGVERGPGLKDPSLISAFLDAVRRARPQA, from the coding sequence ATGCGCCTTCCCGCCAAGATCTGCGGCCTGTCCACGCCCGAGGCGGTCGAGGCCGCCGTGCGTGGGGGCGCCGGGTTCCTGGGCTTCAACTTCTTCCCGCCCAGCCCGCGCTGCGTGACGCCCGAGGCCGCGGCCCGTCTCGCGGTCCCCGCCCGGGCCGCGGGGGTGCGGATCTGCGCCATCACCGTGGATGCCGGCGACGAGCTGGTTGACCGGATCGCGGCCATCCTCGACCCGGACTTCATCCAGCTCCATGGCGCCGAGCCGCCGGCGCGGGGGGCCGAGGTCGCCGCTCGCACCGGCGCCGGCCTGATCCGCGCCCTGCCGGTCGGCGGCCCGGAGGATCTGGCGGCCGCCGCGCCCTGGACCGAGCTCGCCGACCACCTCCTGCTCGACGCCCGGCCGCCCCGGGGCGCGGCCTTGACCGGCGGCCTGGGAGTCGCCTTTGACTGGACCCTGACCCAGGGTTTCCGCCCCCCGCGTCCCTGGTTCCTGGCCGGCGGCCTCGACCCCTGGAACATCGCCGAGGCCCTGGAGGTTTCCGGGGCCCCGATGGCCGACGTTTCCTCTGGCGTGGAACGCGGTCCCGGACTAAAGGACCCCTCTCTGATCTCGGCCTTCCTCGACGCTGTCCGCCGAGCCCGACCACAGGCCTGA
- the trpB gene encoding tryptophan synthase subunit beta, with the protein MNQIAPLNDYSAYPDASGRFGDYGGRYVPETLMPLVHELEAAFRAAMADEGFRGELDGYLKHYVGRPSPLYFAERLTRRFGGAKVYLKREELNHTGAHKINNCMGQILLAMRMGKTRIIAETGAGQHGVATATVCARFGLPCVVYMGAVDVERQKPNVFRMNLLGARVEPVTSGSSTLKDAMNEALRDWVTNVHDTYYLIGSAAGPHPYPEMVREFQAVIGRETREQILQVEGRLPDAVVACVGGGSNAIGMFHPFLNDEGVRLIGIEASGDGMETERHAAAINGGRPGVLHGNRTYLIQDPVGQITEAHSISAGLDYPGIGPEHAFLHDVGRAEYLTCTDREALDAFQLCAELEGIIPALETSHALARLPEICAELGPEGIIVVNLSGRGDKDVNTVAQALGLSI; encoded by the coding sequence GTGAACCAGATCGCACCGCTCAACGACTACTCCGCCTATCCCGACGCCTCGGGCCGCTTCGGTGACTACGGGGGCCGCTACGTGCCTGAAACCCTCATGCCCCTGGTGCATGAGCTGGAGGCCGCCTTCCGCGCCGCCATGGCCGACGAGGGCTTCCGCGGCGAGCTGGACGGCTACCTCAAGCACTATGTCGGCCGGCCCAGCCCGCTCTACTTCGCCGAGCGCCTGACCCGGCGGTTCGGCGGCGCCAAGGTCTACCTCAAGCGCGAGGAGTTGAATCACACCGGCGCGCACAAGATCAACAACTGCATGGGCCAGATCCTGCTGGCCATGCGGATGGGCAAGACCCGCATCATCGCCGAGACCGGCGCTGGGCAGCATGGCGTTGCGACGGCCACGGTCTGCGCCCGCTTCGGCCTGCCCTGCGTGGTCTACATGGGCGCCGTGGACGTCGAGCGGCAGAAGCCCAACGTCTTCCGGATGAACCTCCTGGGCGCCCGGGTCGAGCCCGTCACCTCTGGGTCCTCCACCCTCAAGGACGCCATGAACGAGGCCCTGCGCGACTGGGTCACCAACGTCCACGACACCTACTACCTGATCGGGTCGGCGGCGGGCCCGCACCCCTATCCCGAGATGGTCCGCGAGTTCCAGGCGGTGATCGGCCGCGAGACCCGCGAGCAGATCCTCCAGGTCGAAGGCCGCCTGCCGGACGCCGTCGTCGCCTGTGTCGGCGGGGGTTCCAACGCCATCGGCATGTTCCACCCCTTCCTGAACGATGAGGGCGTGCGCCTGATCGGGATCGAGGCCTCGGGCGACGGCATGGAGACCGAGCGCCACGCCGCCGCCATCAATGGCGGCCGCCCCGGCGTCCTGCACGGTAACCGCACCTATCTGATCCAGGACCCGGTCGGCCAGATCACCGAGGCCCACTCCATCTCCGCGGGCCTGGACTATCCCGGCATCGGGCCCGAGCACGCCTTCCTCCACGACGTGGGCCGGGCCGAGTACCTGACCTGCACCGACCGCGAGGCCCTGGACGCCTTCCAGCTCTGCGCCGAGCTGGAGGGGATCATCCCGGCCCTGGAGACTAGCCACGCCCTGGCCCGCCTGCCCGAGATCTGCGCCGAGCTGGGTCCCGAGGGGATCATCGTGGTCAACCTCTCCGGCCGGGGCGACAAGGACGTCAACACCGTCGCCCAGGCCCTGGGGCTTTCGATTTGA
- the trpA gene encoding tryptophan synthase subunit alpha, protein MSRARIDARFARLRAEGRAGFVTYVMGGDPDPETALAILEGLPAAGADLIEVGFPFSDPLAEGPPIQRAAQRALAHGMTLQKTLDLVAAFRRRDQETPVILMGYANPLETPGYAAFARAAAEAGVDGLIVVDIPPEEADPLADALDAQDLSLIRLATPTTDDRRLPVVVRRTSGFVYYVSVAGVTGVKEADAGAVAPNVERVRAASGLPVAVGFGVRTEERAAEVARVSDAVVVGSALVDEVADALAANEDVTGRVLTKVAALAKSVRSARTPSRGA, encoded by the coding sequence TTGAGCCGCGCCCGGATCGACGCCCGCTTTGCGCGCCTGCGCGCCGAGGGCCGGGCGGGCTTCGTGACCTACGTCATGGGCGGCGACCCCGACCCGGAGACCGCCCTGGCCATCCTCGAGGGCCTTCCCGCCGCGGGCGCTGACCTCATCGAGGTGGGCTTCCCCTTCTCTGATCCCCTGGCCGAGGGGCCGCCCATCCAGCGCGCCGCCCAACGGGCCCTGGCCCACGGCATGACCCTCCAGAAGACCCTCGACCTGGTGGCCGCCTTCCGCCGCAGGGACCAGGAGACCCCGGTCATCCTGATGGGCTACGCCAATCCCCTCGAGACTCCCGGCTACGCCGCTTTCGCCCGCGCCGCCGCCGAGGCGGGGGTCGACGGCCTGATCGTGGTGGACATCCCGCCTGAGGAAGCCGATCCCCTGGCGGACGCCCTCGACGCTCAGGACCTGTCCCTGATCCGCCTGGCCACCCCCACCACCGACGACCGCCGCCTGCCGGTGGTGGTCCGCCGGACTTCGGGCTTCGTCTACTACGTCTCCGTCGCCGGGGTGACCGGCGTGAAGGAGGCTGACGCCGGCGCCGTGGCCCCCAATGTCGAGCGGGTCCGCGCCGCCTCCGGACTGCCGGTCGCCGTGGGCTTCGGCGTCCGCACCGAGGAGAGGGCCGCCGAGGTCGCCCGCGTCTCCGACGCCGTCGTCGTGGGCTCTGCCCTGGTCGACGAGGTCGCCGACGCCCTGGCCGCAAACGAAGACGTGACCGGCCGGGTGCTTACAAAAGTCGCGGCTCTGGCTAAGTCTGTCCGTTCGGCGAGGACGCCGAGTCGCGGGGCATAG
- the accD gene encoding acetyl-CoA carboxylase, carboxyltransferase subunit beta — protein MAMADHKDDKSGKPAQGQPPRERGGWLAKIAPGVRNLVAKRETPDNLWVKCPDTGEMLYRPDLEAALWVTPSGSHMRIGAAQRLRYTFDDGRFERIPSPVVVDDPLKFPDDKPYADRLKAARKATGEQDSMAIAFGNIRGEPAVVIVQDFNFMGGSLGMGAGEAFIKAAEEAVRRKVPLVIFTASGGARMQEGTLSLMQMARTTLALNEVKAAGLPYIVVLTDPTTGGVSASYAMLGDIHIAEPNAMIAFSGRRVIEQTIREVLPPGFQRAEFLVERGMVDLVAARSELPDVLASVLKTLMLGRARARAA, from the coding sequence ATGGCTATGGCTGACCACAAGGACGACAAATCCGGGAAGCCAGCCCAGGGCCAGCCTCCCCGGGAGCGCGGCGGCTGGCTGGCCAAGATTGCTCCTGGCGTCCGCAACCTGGTCGCCAAGCGTGAGACCCCCGACAACCTCTGGGTCAAGTGCCCCGACACTGGCGAGATGCTCTATCGCCCCGACCTCGAGGCGGCCCTCTGGGTCACACCGTCGGGCAGCCACATGCGGATCGGCGCTGCCCAGCGCCTGCGCTACACCTTTGACGACGGCCGGTTCGAGCGGATTCCCTCGCCTGTCGTCGTGGACGATCCCCTCAAGTTCCCGGACGATAAGCCCTACGCCGACCGCCTGAAAGCCGCGCGCAAGGCCACCGGCGAGCAGGATTCCATGGCCATCGCCTTCGGGAACATCCGGGGCGAACCGGCGGTGGTCATCGTCCAGGACTTCAACTTCATGGGCGGCTCCCTGGGCATGGGCGCCGGCGAGGCCTTCATCAAGGCCGCCGAGGAGGCCGTCCGCCGCAAGGTCCCCCTGGTCATCTTCACTGCCTCCGGGGGCGCCCGCATGCAGGAGGGGACCCTCTCGCTCATGCAGATGGCGCGGACCACCCTGGCCCTCAACGAGGTCAAGGCGGCGGGCCTGCCCTACATCGTGGTGCTGACCGATCCCACCACCGGCGGGGTTTCGGCCTCCTACGCCATGCTGGGCGACATCCACATCGCCGAGCCCAACGCCATGATCGCCTTCTCCGGCCGCCGGGTCATCGAGCAGACCATCCGCGAGGTCCTGCCGCCAGGCTTCCAGCGCGCCGAGTTCCTGGTCGAGCGCGGGATGGTCGACCTCGTCGCCGCCCGTTCCGAGCTTCC